A stretch of Streptococcus chenjunshii DNA encodes these proteins:
- a CDS encoding PRD domain-containing protein, with protein MRVVKKINNNVAECLDNKGNSLVAFGRGLGFPKTPYELTDLSKIDMTFYKLNEHFELLLTEIPEDLMLLSVEIVQEAQKKLSGKLNPTLVFSLADHIQFAVRRQNEFKEMRILFSQDIAQLYPAETQLAEEALVRINKALNTELPRSEVTNIAMHFINSQTDFSIDDDSRKIEELIEIITQIIEGQLQICIERDEFNYQRFQAHVRYYLKRLREQEHFIDGNDAILQNLRLSQPAIYQAAVTIMNYIQQTQGFVQSDDELLYLMVHINRLYEKNSESSS; from the coding sequence ATGAGGGTTGTTAAAAAGATTAATAATAATGTGGCAGAATGTCTTGACAATAAGGGAAATTCCCTAGTGGCTTTTGGCCGAGGTCTCGGTTTTCCAAAAACCCCGTATGAGCTGACGGATTTATCCAAAATCGATATGACATTCTATAAGTTAAATGAGCATTTTGAATTATTGCTAACTGAAATCCCAGAAGATTTAATGCTGCTGAGCGTCGAAATTGTTCAGGAAGCGCAGAAGAAACTGTCTGGCAAACTCAATCCGACTTTGGTTTTCAGCTTAGCTGATCATATTCAGTTTGCTGTCCGCCGTCAGAATGAATTTAAGGAGATGAGAATTCTATTTTCACAGGACATTGCTCAGCTTTATCCAGCTGAAACGCAGTTGGCTGAAGAAGCACTTGTCCGTATCAATAAGGCGCTTAATACAGAGCTCCCCCGCAGTGAGGTGACTAATATCGCCATGCATTTTATTAACAGTCAGACCGATTTTAGTATTGACGATGACAGCCGAAAGATTGAGGAACTCATCGAAATCATCACACAAATTATTGAAGGACAGCTGCAGATATGTATTGAGCGTGATGAATTCAATTACCAGCGTTTTCAGGCTCATGTACGCTATTATCTTAAGCGTTTACGCGAGCAGGAGCATTTTATTGACGGCAATGACGCTATTCTGCAAAATTTACGCCTAAGCCAGCCTGCTATCTACCAAGCCGCTGTCACCATCATGAACTATATCCAGCAAACACAGGGTTTTGTTCAATCTGATGATGAATTGCTTTACCTGATGGTTCATATCAACAGGCTTTATGAAAAGAACAGCGAAAGCTCATCCTAG
- a CDS encoding IS30 family transposase: MQDHYTPTGKHLTIADRRLIERWKQEGKSNREIAGLLGKAPQTINNEMKRGLVLQQVRKGKFEKLYRADRAQEVYEINRKNSRKAVSLTKKVKETIVHYIKLKWSPEMISKRKVNVPQSTIYYWMDKGYLGLTKADRLYPRKGKSPKKTASPNFMPVGKSIEERPEAITQRLEAGHYEIDTVVQTRAKAPCFLTLTDRKTRYEIIRYLPSKTAQTVNEALSSILQEYQITSITADNGAEFARLSEIFSEEKIYYAHPYCSWERGSNENHNRLIRRFLPKGKTRATRKLATQIEWWINNYPKRILNYKTPREIVFSG, translated from the coding sequence ATGCAAGACCATTATACACCAACAGGCAAGCACTTGACAATAGCTGATCGCCGCTTGATTGAACGCTGGAAGCAAGAAGGGAAATCTAATCGTGAGATTGCAGGTCTCTTAGGCAAAGCTCCTCAAACGATAAACAACGAGATGAAACGTGGACTGGTCCTCCAACAGGTGCGTAAGGGGAAGTTTGAGAAGCTTTATAGGGCGGATAGAGCTCAGGAAGTGTATGAGATTAATCGAAAAAATAGCCGTAAAGCTGTTAGTCTCACGAAGAAAGTCAAGGAAACCATTGTCCACTACATCAAGCTGAAGTGGTCACCTGAGATGATTTCAAAACGTAAAGTCAACGTCCCACAATCCACCATATACTACTGGATGGACAAGGGGTACCTGGGGCTGACTAAGGCAGATAGGCTGTATCCAAGAAAAGGCAAATCCCCTAAGAAAACAGCCAGTCCTAATTTCATGCCTGTTGGAAAGTCGATTGAGGAGCGGCCTGAAGCGATCACTCAACGACTGGAGGCTGGGCATTATGAGATTGATACGGTTGTTCAGACACGGGCTAAAGCGCCTTGCTTTCTGACATTAACAGATCGAAAAACCAGGTATGAAATCATTCGTTACTTGCCCAGTAAGACAGCACAAACCGTTAACGAAGCCTTGTCGAGCATTTTACAGGAATATCAGATCACGTCAATCACAGCTGATAATGGGGCAGAATTTGCTAGACTAAGCGAGATTTTTAGTGAAGAGAAGATCTACTATGCTCACCCTTATTGCTCTTGGGAAAGAGGCTCTAATGAGAATCACAACCGTCTTATTCGACGTTTCCTACCCAAGGGAAAAACAAGAGCGACCAGAAAACTGGCCACTCAGATTGAATGGTGGATAAACAATTATCCCAAACGAATATTAAACTACAAGACACCTAGAGAAATTGTATTCAGTGGCTAA
- a CDS encoding DUF554 domain-containing protein codes for MPIGVIINSLSIFLGGLIGGSIGDKLSSRFKAQINLIFGVCSMGMGISSIGLMKYMPAVIFAIVIGTGVGLFFHLEDWINKSGLLMQKAVDKVMPNAQTELSHDDFLAALLTIIVLFCASGTGIYGSLDAGMTGDFTVLISKSVLDFFTAAIFACSLGYVVSFIAIPQFIIFACLFYLAGFIVPLTTADMIADFKACGGFLMLATGFRMVQIKMFPTADMIPAMIIVMPLSHLWAQFILPLL; via the coding sequence ATGCCCATCGGAGTGATTATTAATTCTTTATCTATTTTTTTGGGCGGTCTGATCGGTGGTTCTATCGGTGATAAGCTATCTAGCCGATTCAAAGCACAGATCAATCTTATTTTTGGTGTTTGTTCTATGGGGATGGGGATCTCATCTATAGGATTGATGAAATATATGCCTGCAGTCATTTTTGCAATTGTTATCGGAACTGGAGTTGGATTGTTTTTTCATTTAGAAGACTGGATCAATAAAAGCGGTCTGCTGATGCAAAAGGCTGTTGATAAAGTAATGCCAAATGCTCAAACAGAATTATCGCATGATGATTTTTTGGCAGCCTTATTAACGATTATTGTTCTTTTCTGCGCAAGCGGAACTGGAATTTACGGCAGTCTGGACGCCGGAATGACTGGTGATTTTACGGTTTTGATTTCTAAATCTGTTCTTGACTTCTTCACTGCTGCCATCTTTGCCTGCAGCCTTGGCTATGTTGTCTCGTTCATTGCTATTCCGCAGTTTATCATTTTTGCTTGTCTTTTTTACCTTGCGGGGTTCATTGTACCGCTGACAACAGCTGATATGATTGCAGACTTCAAGGCTTGCGGAGGATTCTTGATGCTTGCAACGGGTTTCCGCATGGTCCAAATTAAGATGTTTCCAACCGCTGATATGATTCCAGCTATGATAATTGTGATGCCCTTGTCCCATCTTTGGGCCCAGTTTATATTACCGCTCCTGTAA